Proteins encoded in a region of the Flavobacteriaceae bacterium HL-DH10 genome:
- a CDS encoding permease encodes MFHVLLYIVKSYVNILLKLNSESHFAKALDFFIYDSIKIITLLVIIIFLMGFVNSYFPVERVKNYLTTHKLFGLDYFMASLFGVVTPFCSCSSVPLFIGFVRGGIPLGVTFAFLITSPLVNEVAIGLFLGLFGFKITAIYIISGILLGTISGFILQHLKLDKLLTPWVKEVLMASKNNPNSLKEEPKSFIEKLPTIYNDTIKILKGVIPYVLVGIAIGGIMHGYIPEGFFEQYMNKNNIFAVPLATILAVPMYSNASGILPVVQVLVSKGIPLGTAIAFMMGVVALSLPEAMLLKKVMSLKLIGIFFSVVTLCIIISGYLFNVIL; translated from the coding sequence ATGTTTCACGTCTTACTGTATATCGTTAAAAGCTACGTAAATATCCTTTTAAAACTAAACTCCGAAAGTCATTTTGCTAAAGCTTTAGATTTCTTTATTTACGATAGTATAAAGATCATAACATTATTAGTCATCATAATATTCTTGATGGGATTTGTTAATAGTTATTTTCCTGTAGAAAGGGTTAAAAACTATCTTACCACACATAAATTATTTGGTCTAGATTATTTTATGGCAAGTCTTTTTGGTGTTGTTACACCATTTTGCTCATGTTCTTCTGTTCCTTTATTTATTGGTTTTGTAAGAGGAGGAATTCCGTTAGGAGTTACGTTTGCATTTTTAATTACATCGCCTTTAGTGAATGAAGTTGCCATTGGTTTGTTTTTAGGATTATTCGGATTTAAAATCACCGCAATTTATATTATTAGTGGTATTTTATTGGGAACTATTTCGGGATTCATTTTACAACACTTAAAATTAGATAAGCTTTTAACCCCTTGGGTTAAAGAGGTTTTAATGGCATCAAAAAATAATCCAAATAGCCTTAAAGAAGAACCTAAATCTTTTATAGAAAAGCTGCCTACAATATATAATGATACTATAAAAATATTAAAAGGTGTAATACCTTATGTTCTGGTAGGTATAGCTATTGGAGGGATAATGCATGGTTATATTCCAGAAGGTTTTTTTGAACAATATATGAACAAAAACAACATTTTTGCTGTTCCATTAGCTACTATTTTAGCGGTTCCAATGTATTCCAATGCCTCAGGAATACTTCCTGTAGTGCAAGTTTTAGTCAGTAAAGGTATTCCATTAGGTACAGCTATTGCTTTTATGATGGGGGTTGTTGCCTTATCATTGCCAGAAGCCATGCTCCTTAAAAAAGTGATGTCATTAAAACTAATAGGTATCTTTTTTAGTGTTGTAACACTATGTATAATAATTTCAGGATATTTGTTTAATGTGATTTTATAA
- a CDS encoding ammonium transporter, translated as MQDVVTTAVEQKELISAIDTVWVAICAAIIFLMEGGFALLEAGFVRAKNAMSIIAKVIIDITFGGLAFYTIGFGIAYGASNGWFAFDIGITEADLGLGLTVSNKLFWFIQLGFAIAAISIVSGAVAERMKVWAYAVFVVIFCSVMYPLAANWVWNPNGWLALRGFNDFAGSAAVHAMGGFAALAAAIVLGPRLGKYDTDGKPVAIPGHNLPLAAVGGFILWFGWFGFNPGSTLGAVGNWELIGIIATNTFLASAAGGISTMFYTYFKYGQIDVTMTINGVLAGLVAVTAGCNILDSGSAIIIGLIAGVLVDVAVIFIDKIKIDDPVGAIAVHGVNGLFGTIAVGLFAADGGLFFGGGADLLITQVIGVLVIGSFSFILTFIIMTILKKTIGIRVNRSEETAGIDAVSFGVEAYTTFE; from the coding sequence ATGCAAGATGTAGTAACTACTGCTGTAGAACAAAAAGAACTTATTTCAGCTATTGATACCGTTTGGGTTGCAATATGCGCAGCAATCATTTTTTTAATGGAAGGAGGTTTTGCACTTCTTGAAGCAGGTTTTGTTCGTGCTAAAAACGCCATGAGTATAATAGCGAAAGTTATAATTGATATTACTTTTGGAGGGCTTGCATTTTATACAATTGGATTTGGAATTGCTTATGGCGCTTCAAATGGTTGGTTTGCTTTTGATATAGGCATCACAGAAGCTGATTTAGGTTTAGGTCTAACGGTCTCTAATAAATTGTTTTGGTTTATCCAACTTGGTTTTGCCATTGCTGCTATTTCAATAGTTTCTGGTGCGGTGGCTGAAAGGATGAAAGTATGGGCCTATGCGGTTTTTGTTGTTATTTTTTGTTCAGTCATGTATCCGTTAGCAGCTAATTGGGTTTGGAATCCTAACGGTTGGTTGGCGCTAAGAGGTTTTAATGATTTTGCTGGATCTGCAGCAGTTCATGCTATGGGAGGCTTTGCAGCTTTAGCCGCTGCTATTGTTTTAGGACCTCGTTTAGGTAAATATGATACCGATGGAAAGCCAGTTGCCATTCCAGGGCATAATTTACCTTTAGCGGCAGTTGGTGGATTTATATTGTGGTTTGGTTGGTTTGGTTTTAATCCCGGCTCTACCTTAGGTGCTGTTGGTAATTGGGAATTAATAGGAATTATAGCAACCAATACCTTTTTAGCCTCGGCAGCAGGAGGTATTTCTACTATGTTTTATACTTATTTTAAATACGGACAAATTGATGTTACCATGACTATTAATGGTGTTCTAGCCGGTTTAGTTGCTGTTACTGCTGGGTGTAATATTTTAGATTCAGGATCTGCTATTATAATTGGATTAATTGCAGGTGTTTTAGTTGATGTTGCTGTTATTTTTATTGATAAAATTAAAATTGACGATCCGGTTGGTGCTATTGCAGTTCATGGAGTAAATGGATTATTTGGTACCATAGCTGTTGGTTTATTTGCTGCAGATGGTGGCTTGTTTTTTGGAGGTGGTGCTGATTTATTAATTACGCAAGTAATAGGAGTCTTAGTTATTGGTTCTTTTTCTTTTATCCTTACTTTTATAATAATGACTATTTTGAAAAAGACTATTGGTATTCGCGTAAATAGATCGGAAGAAACTGCTGGAATTGATGCTGTTTCGTTTGGAGTTGAAGCTTACACAACTTTTGAATAA
- a CDS encoding thioredoxin family protein has protein sequence MKTIKILGTGCSKCKAVTDLVQNVVSENNIDAHIEKIEDIAEIMTFNVMSTPAIVIDGVIGIKGRVPSKNEVYELLTK, from the coding sequence ATGAAAACAATTAAAATTTTAGGAACAGGATGTTCTAAATGTAAAGCTGTAACGGATTTAGTTCAAAATGTTGTAAGCGAAAATAATATTGATGCACATATTGAAAAAATTGAAGACATTGCTGAAATAATGACATTTAATGTCATGTCAACTCCAGCTATAGTAATTGATGGTGTTATTGGTATTAAAGGTAGAGTTCCATCTAAAAATGAAGTGTACGAGCTGTTAACCAAATAG
- a CDS encoding P-II family nitrogen regulator, whose product MKKVEAIIRPSKLKAVQRGLKEADIPCITVIPVKGTGLQKTYSERYRGTEQSMILQSRVMIMCVVSDKHLQKCIDVIKNNACENQAGDGKIFIYHVEDAIRLSTGVQGIDAII is encoded by the coding sequence ATGAAAAAAGTAGAAGCTATTATAAGACCATCAAAGTTAAAAGCAGTACAACGCGGATTAAAAGAAGCAGATATACCATGTATTACTGTTATTCCTGTAAAAGGTACTGGGTTACAAAAAACATATTCTGAGCGCTATCGTGGAACGGAGCAGTCTATGATTCTTCAAAGTCGCGTTATGATTATGTGTGTAGTTAGCGATAAACATTTACAAAAATGTATCGATGTTATTAAGAATAATGCCTGTGAAAATCAAGCTGGAGATGGTAAAATATTTATTTATCATGTAGAAGATGCTATTCGACTAAGTACTGGTGTTCAAGGTATTGATGCTATTATTTAA